The genomic window GCAAGAAGATGTTTTCCGCATTCAAGTATGGCTGGCTGCCGTTGGTGGCCGTAGCGGTGATCGTCCTATCCGGCTACGCGGTTTTCCAGCTACACGACGTCTTTGGCTCGCAAAACATCAACACCGCCACTGAGACCAAGGACGACTCGCGAAACACGATGCCCAAGGACGTGGTGTACGAAATTTTCGGGCCGTCTTCCACCCGCGGCCAGGTCAACTATCTAGATGAGCGAACCCAACCGCAGCGCGAATACTTCACCGCGCTGCCATGGAGATTCGTCATCACTACCACGCTGCCGTCAGTATTCGCAAGCGTTGTCGCACAAGGAGATAAAGACAGCATCGGGTGCCGCATCATCGTCGATGGAGTGATTCGCGACGAACAAACCGCCCACAATCGAGATGCCCAAACCTTTTGCTTGGTGAAAGCAGCATGACAATACAAAATTCGCTCACGCAGCCCACGC from Mycobacterium shigaense includes these protein-coding regions:
- a CDS encoding MmpS family transport accessory protein, with amino-acid sequence MFSAFKYGWLPLVAVAVIVLSGYAVFQLHDVFGSQNINTATETKDDSRNTMPKDVVYEIFGPSSTRGQVNYLDERTQPQREYFTALPWRFVITTTLPSVFASVVAQGDKDSIGCRIIVDGVIRDEQTAHNRDAQTFCLVKAA